One window of Pieris napi chromosome 14, ilPieNapi1.2, whole genome shotgun sequence genomic DNA carries:
- the LOC125056112 gene encoding PDZ and LIM domain protein Zasp isoform X6 encodes MAQLITVRLNKSEQQPLGFRLQGGKDFGTPLVVQKVNGGSAAERAGLQAGDALIRVNNTEVYALRHQEAQDTIRAAGTALELTVQRGGGTWRPSVTPTGSLPRPGSRALGTSPTPVTNTSLKATPQASRAFGSGHNSVAKPFGYMNGSDSTKGIVNKQYNTPVNMYSDKTIAETLSAQTEVLAGGVLGVNFKKNEKTYDSEKSAVFKVLQEEQNDPEPEPPQTFYSRASVTRAGAPSARSLHSQSRTQSAPPPHLPKPQTRRVQSLSREGQSSDRLVPEAPHRPSIPVGCHQVLPDGRIALGVPAQPQPSNHLPVVSDAPFCSDCDSHIVGVFVRIKDKNLHVECFKCSTCGSSLKNQGYYNLNGKLYCDIHAKLVARQNPPAPNLEPVTVAPGGRIPTNPYTTPLPPLSTGNYTNGSSSLFSPGSNLSGPKPFGSSIGSAYSPSLSPRSAPMSPARPVVAPAHTPAPAAPLSAPFAPNENTIRTSPPRSRPSTPSLINKPAPIIPRYQMNLVTMEHYAPESHTYQPPGGEGSRTPTPKPRSRTPAQGPSSKAQAPRIKDYSQSNFGQSETFSHQLPSTFQRDLYPGQTQPTFYENIPPLVQEENRSNFERQSESYNKGDMSVKQDTMMNQNYGQRQMESQNVAEYGHTTVQTTRKTFEEYESAQTAKMIEIKKGGFASSDSYQPIEAFNRPSAINFKQSLPSPAMSFSPSTQNFSSNTTNENVDTTRQTHTSTFEMSPSISGANRGPVCDPTPSTGSSVGAAARGKTFGVSSAPKRGRGVLNKAVLPGSRVPLCGSCNGNVRGPFITALGRIWCPEHFICVNATCRRPLQDIGFVEENGQLYCEFCFEQYIAPACDKCHAKIKEDCLNAIGKHFHPECFSCVYCGKLFGNNPFFLEDGLPYCEADWNELFTTKCFACGFPVEAGDRWVEALNNNYHSQCFNCTVCKKNLEGQSFFARGGRPFCRVHAR; translated from the exons ATGGCACAGTTAATCACTGTGCGGCTGAACAAGTCGGAACAGCAACCACTTGGCTTCAGGCTGCAAGGCGGGAAGGACTTTGGCACACCGCTCGTTGTTCAGAAG GTGAACGGTGGCAGCGCAGCTGAAAGGGCGGGTCTGCAAGCTGGTGACGCTCTAATACGAGTAAATAATACTGAGGTGTATGCGTTGCGACACCAAGAGGCGCAAGACACCATCCGGGCAGCGGGGACTGCTCTTGAACTCACCGTGCAGCG TGGCGGTGGAACCTGGAGGCCATCAGTGACTCCCACAGGCAGCCTGCCAAGGCCTGGTTCCAGGGCTCTTGGTACATCTCCGACTCCCGTCACCAACACTTCACTGAAGGCGACACCTCAAGCGTCACGGGCGTTTGGTTCTGGCCACAACAGTGTTGCTAAACCATTTGGTTAT ATGAACGGTTCGGATTCGACAAAGGGTATCGTGAACAAGCAGTACAATACGCCTGTCAACATGTACAGTGACAAGACCATCGCTGAGACGCTCTCTGCGCAAACTGAAGTTCTTGCAGGCGGAGTCCTAGG AGTGAATTTTAAGAAGAACGAAAAAACATACGATTCTGAGAAGAGCGCAGTTTTCAAAGTTTTACAAGAGGAGCAAAATGATCCGGAACCAG AGCCGCCACAAACGTTTTACTCGCGGGCAAGCGTGACGCGTGCTGGGGCACCGAGCGCTCGGTCACTTCATTCGCAATCGCGCACCCAAAGTGCGCCCCCACCCCATCTACCAAAGCCTCAAACTCGTCGGGTGCAATCCTTGTCACGCGAGGGACAGTCCTCCGATCGGCTCGTGCCGGAAGCGCCTCACCGGCCAAGCATCCCGGTGGGCTGCCATCAAGTGTTACCGGACGGTCGGATCGCTCTCGGAGTGCCGGCTCAGCCTCAGCCATCGAACCACCTGCCGGTCGTCAGCGACGCACCATTTTGCTCCGACTGTGACAGCCACATCGT TGGTGTATTCGTGCGCATAAAGGACAAGAATTTGCACGTTGAGTGCTTCAAATGCTCGACATGTGGATCGTCGCTTAAGAACCAGGGTTATTACAACCTGAATGGCAAACTCTACTGCGACATTCACGCTAAGCTCGTGGCTCGCCAAAACCCACCGGCCCCGAACTTGGAGCCTGTTACCGTAGCACC TGGTGGACGCATCCCAACGAACCCGTACACAACGCCATTGCCTCCGCTCTCCACAGGCAACTACACCAATGGGTCTTCATCATTGTTTAGC CCCGGAAGTAACCTGTCTGGTCCGAAGCCATTCGGTTCATCAATCGGATCGGCATATTCGCCATCTCTTTCCCCCCGATCGGCCCCGATGTCTCCCGCGCGTCCCGTAGTAGCGCCCGCGCATACTCCGGCGCCGGCCGCACCACTCTCTGCTCCCTTCGCACCGA ATGAAAATACCATAAGAACATCACCACCTCGAAGTCGACCTTCGACTCCAAGCCTTATAAATAAACCTGCACCTATAATACCTCGGTATCAGATGAACTTAGTTACTATGGAACATTATGCTCCAGAAAGTCATACATATCAGCCGCCTGGAGGAGAAGGCAGTCGTACACCTACTCCTAAGCCAAGATCGCGAACACCGGCTCAAGGGCCTTCTTCGAAAGCCCAAGCCCCACGTATTAAAGATTATTCTCAAAGTAATTTCGGCCAAAGTGAAACATTCTCACACCAACTACCATCTACTTTTCAAAGAGATCTTTACCCAGGACAGACACAACCAaccttttatgaaaatataccTCCATTGGTTCAGGAAGAAAATCGATCAAACTTTGAAAGACAGTCTGAAAGTTATAACAAAGGAGACATGTCCGTAAAGCAGGATACTATGATGAATCAAAATTATGGACAAAGACAGATGGAGTCACAGAATGTGGCAGAATATGGGCATACGACAGTGCAGACCACTAGAAAAACCTTTGAAGAATACGAAAGCGCTCAAACTGCTAAaatgatagaaataaaaaaaggtggCTTCGCGTCTTCTGATTCATATCAACCAATAGAGGCATTTAATCGTCCATCTGCTATTAACTTTAAGCAATCTTTACCTTCACCTGCCATGAGTTTTTCGCCTTCTACACAAAATTTCTCTTCTAATACTACTAATGAAAATGTGGATACCACTAGACAAACTCATACAAGTACGTTTGAAATGAGTCCTTCAATTTCTGGTGCTAACCGAGGTCCAGTGTGTGATCCTACCCCATCAACAGGTTCCAGTGTAGGGGCTGCCGCTCGTGGCAAAACTTTTGGCGTGTCATCGGCTCCAAAAAGGGGGAGGGGAGTTTTGAACAAAGCTGTGCTACCAGGATCTCGCGTTCCTCTTTGCGGTTCTTGCAACGGAAACGTTAG GGGCCCATTCATAACGGCCTTGGGACGCATCTGGTGTCCCGAACACTTCATCTGCGTGAACGCGACATGTCGCCGTCCCTTGCAGGACATTGGATTTGTCGAAGAAAACGGTCAATTGTACTGCGAGTTCTGTTTCGAACAATATATAGCCCCGGCTTGCGACAAGTGCCATGCTAAGATTAAGGAG GATTGCCTCAATGCTATTGGAAAACATTTCCACCCCGAGTGTttcagctgcgtgtactgcGGGAAGCTTTTCGGGAACAATCCATTCTTCTTAGAAGACGGTTTACCTTACTGTGAGGCAG actgGAATGAGTTATTCACGACGAAATGTTTCGCGTGCGGTTTCCCAGTGGAGGCCGGCGACAGGTGGGTGGAGGCGCTCAACAATAACTACCACAGTCAGTGCTTCAACTGCACG gTGTGCAAAAAGAATCTCGAAGGACAGAGTTTCTTCGCCAGGGGAGGAAGACCTTTCTGCAGGGTTCACGCCCGCTAG
- the LOC125056112 gene encoding PDZ and LIM domain protein Zasp isoform X7, with product MAQLITVRLNKSEQQPLGFRLQGGKDFGTPLVVQKVNGGSAAERAGLQAGDALIRVNNTEVYALRHQEAQDTIRAAGTALELTVQRGGGTWRPSVTPTGSLPRPGSRALGTSPTPVTNTSLKATPQASRAFGSGHNSVAKPFGYMNGSDSTKGIVNKQYNTPVNMYSDKTIAETLSAQTEVLAGGVLGVNFKKNEKTYDSEKSAVFKVLQEEQNDPEPEPPQTFYSRASVTRAGAPSARSLHSQSRTQSAPPPHLPKPQTRRVQSLSREGQSSDRLVPEAPHRPSIPVGCHQVLPDGRIALGVPAQPQPSNHLPVVSDAPFCSDCDSHIVGVFVRIKDKNLHVECFKCSTCGSSLKNQGYYNLNGKLYCDIHAKLVARQNPPAPNLEPVTVAPGGRIPTNPYTTPLPPLSTGNYTNGSSSLFSPGSNLSGPKPFGSSIGSAYSPSLSPRSAPMSPARPVVAPAHTPAPAAPLSAPFAPNKNVKSIVWPPPNPPEDDTPLQTSSEYAPSNPTGDPASFTTGTLLKKATESKVEKDQIVSGDQFISTSQENAFSSSVSFSSASMSTAIADSSFTKSSIQSEESQVAKEFSSCTVQSFSEQASSEGRTYMSYQTQPSEFQSIGTNETKLMEKSMHETKGYNEKSTIKAFPSNMDAAAHSRKSYSYETQPQISQNRGQFNYNNTETQNTLINLGDNISHTQPQNISTPSHGNPGSSVGAAARGKTFGVSSAPKRGRGVLNKAVLPGSRVPLCGSCNGNVRGPFITALGRIWCPEHFICVNATCRRPLQDIGFVEENGQLYCEFCFEQYIAPACDKCHAKIKEDCLNAIGKHFHPECFSCVYCGKLFGNNPFFLEDGLPYCEADWNELFTTKCFACGFPVEAGDRWVEALNNNYHSQCFNCTVCKKNLEGQSFFARGGRPFCRVHAR from the exons ATGGCACAGTTAATCACTGTGCGGCTGAACAAGTCGGAACAGCAACCACTTGGCTTCAGGCTGCAAGGCGGGAAGGACTTTGGCACACCGCTCGTTGTTCAGAAG GTGAACGGTGGCAGCGCAGCTGAAAGGGCGGGTCTGCAAGCTGGTGACGCTCTAATACGAGTAAATAATACTGAGGTGTATGCGTTGCGACACCAAGAGGCGCAAGACACCATCCGGGCAGCGGGGACTGCTCTTGAACTCACCGTGCAGCG TGGCGGTGGAACCTGGAGGCCATCAGTGACTCCCACAGGCAGCCTGCCAAGGCCTGGTTCCAGGGCTCTTGGTACATCTCCGACTCCCGTCACCAACACTTCACTGAAGGCGACACCTCAAGCGTCACGGGCGTTTGGTTCTGGCCACAACAGTGTTGCTAAACCATTTGGTTAT ATGAACGGTTCGGATTCGACAAAGGGTATCGTGAACAAGCAGTACAATACGCCTGTCAACATGTACAGTGACAAGACCATCGCTGAGACGCTCTCTGCGCAAACTGAAGTTCTTGCAGGCGGAGTCCTAGG AGTGAATTTTAAGAAGAACGAAAAAACATACGATTCTGAGAAGAGCGCAGTTTTCAAAGTTTTACAAGAGGAGCAAAATGATCCGGAACCAG AGCCGCCACAAACGTTTTACTCGCGGGCAAGCGTGACGCGTGCTGGGGCACCGAGCGCTCGGTCACTTCATTCGCAATCGCGCACCCAAAGTGCGCCCCCACCCCATCTACCAAAGCCTCAAACTCGTCGGGTGCAATCCTTGTCACGCGAGGGACAGTCCTCCGATCGGCTCGTGCCGGAAGCGCCTCACCGGCCAAGCATCCCGGTGGGCTGCCATCAAGTGTTACCGGACGGTCGGATCGCTCTCGGAGTGCCGGCTCAGCCTCAGCCATCGAACCACCTGCCGGTCGTCAGCGACGCACCATTTTGCTCCGACTGTGACAGCCACATCGT TGGTGTATTCGTGCGCATAAAGGACAAGAATTTGCACGTTGAGTGCTTCAAATGCTCGACATGTGGATCGTCGCTTAAGAACCAGGGTTATTACAACCTGAATGGCAAACTCTACTGCGACATTCACGCTAAGCTCGTGGCTCGCCAAAACCCACCGGCCCCGAACTTGGAGCCTGTTACCGTAGCACC TGGTGGACGCATCCCAACGAACCCGTACACAACGCCATTGCCTCCGCTCTCCACAGGCAACTACACCAATGGGTCTTCATCATTGTTTAGC CCCGGAAGTAACCTGTCTGGTCCGAAGCCATTCGGTTCATCAATCGGATCGGCATATTCGCCATCTCTTTCCCCCCGATCGGCCCCGATGTCTCCCGCGCGTCCCGTAGTAGCGCCCGCGCATACTCCGGCGCCGGCCGCACCACTCTCTGCTCCCTTCGCACCGA ACAAAAACGTTAAAAGCATTGTGTGGCCCCCACCGAACCCCCCAGAAGACGATACACCTTTACAAACTTCTTCAGAATACGCTCCCAGTAATCCCACAGGAGATCCCGCTTCCTTTACAACAGGCACATTGTTAAAGAAAGCTACTGAATCTAAAGTAGAGAAAGATCAAATTGTATCAGGTGACCAATTTATATCAACATCACAAGAAAATGCATTCTCTTCTTCTGTCTCATTTTCATCCGCTTCGATGTCTACCGCAATAGCAGATTCATCATTTACCAAATCATCTATCCAAAGTGAAGAATCACAAGTAGCGAAAGAATTTTCTTCGTGCACCGTTCAATCATTTTCGGAACAAGCGTCATCTGAAGGACGGACATACATGTCATATCAGACCCAACCATCGGAATTTCAATCAATTGGCACCAATGAAACCAAACTTATGGAAAAGTCAATGCATGAAACGAAAGGATACAATGAGAAATCTACTATCAAGGCATTCCCATCAAACATGGATGCAGCAGCTCATTCTAGAAAATCATATTCCTACGAGACTCAACCACAAATTTCACAAAACAGAGGCCAATTCAATTATAACAACACTGAAACACagaatactttaataaatctCGGCGATAACATTTCACATACACAACCGCAGAATATATCTACACCAAGTCACGGAAATCCAG GTTCCAGTGTAGGGGCTGCCGCTCGTGGCAAAACTTTTGGCGTGTCATCGGCTCCAAAAAGGGGGAGGGGAGTTTTGAACAAAGCTGTGCTACCAGGATCTCGCGTTCCTCTTTGCGGTTCTTGCAACGGAAACGTTAG GGGCCCATTCATAACGGCCTTGGGACGCATCTGGTGTCCCGAACACTTCATCTGCGTGAACGCGACATGTCGCCGTCCCTTGCAGGACATTGGATTTGTCGAAGAAAACGGTCAATTGTACTGCGAGTTCTGTTTCGAACAATATATAGCCCCGGCTTGCGACAAGTGCCATGCTAAGATTAAGGAG GATTGCCTCAATGCTATTGGAAAACATTTCCACCCCGAGTGTttcagctgcgtgtactgcGGGAAGCTTTTCGGGAACAATCCATTCTTCTTAGAAGACGGTTTACCTTACTGTGAGGCAG actgGAATGAGTTATTCACGACGAAATGTTTCGCGTGCGGTTTCCCAGTGGAGGCCGGCGACAGGTGGGTGGAGGCGCTCAACAATAACTACCACAGTCAGTGCTTCAACTGCACG gTGTGCAAAAAGAATCTCGAAGGACAGAGTTTCTTCGCCAGGGGAGGAAGACCTTTCTGCAGGGTTCACGCCCGCTAG
- the LOC125056112 gene encoding PDZ and LIM domain protein Zasp isoform X5, translating to MAQLITVRLNKSEQQPLGFRLQGGKDFGTPLVVQKVNGGSAAERAGLQAGDALIRVNNTEVYALRHQEAQDTIRAAGTALELTVQRGGGTWRPSVTPTGSLPRPGSRALGTSPTPVTNTSLKATPQASRAFGSGHNSVAKPFGYMNGSDSTKGIVNKQYNTPVNMYSDKTIAETLSAQTEVLAGGVLGVNFKKNEKTYDSEKSAVFKVLQEEQNDPEPEPPQTFYSRASVTRAGAPSARSLHSQSRTQSAPPPHLPKPQTRRVQSLSREGQSSDRLVPEAPHRPSIPVGCHQVLPDGRIALGVPAQPQPSNHLPVVSDAPFCSDCDSHIVGVFVRIKDKNLHVECFKCSTCGSSLKNQGYYNLNGKLYCDIHAKLVARQNPPAPNLEPVTVAPGGRIPTNPYTTPLPPLSTGNYTNGSSSLFSPGSNLSGPKPFGSSIGSAYSPSLSPRSAPMSPARPVVAPAHTPAPAAPLSAPFAPKAPVSLFKDENTIRTSPPRSRPSTPSLINKPAPIIPRYQMNLVTMEHYAPESHTYQPPGGEGSRTPTPKPRSRTPAQGPSSKAQAPRIKDYSQSNFGQSETFSHQLPSTFQRDLYPGQTQPTFYENIPPLVQEENRSNFERQSESYNKGDMSVKQDTMMNQNYGQRQMESQNVAEYGHTTVQTTRKTFEEYESAQTAKMIEIKKGGFASSDSYQPIEAFNRPSAINFKQSLPSPAMSFSPSTQNFSSNTTNENVDTTRQTHTSTFEMSPSISGANRGPVCDPTPSTGSSVGAAARGKTFGVSSAPKRGRGVLNKAVLPGSRVPLCGSCNGNVRGPFITALGRIWCPEHFICVNATCRRPLQDIGFVEENGQLYCEFCFEQYIAPACDKCHAKIKEDCLNAIGKHFHPECFSCVYCGKLFGNNPFFLEDGLPYCEADWNELFTTKCFACGFPVEAGDRWVEALNNNYHSQCFNCTVCKKNLEGQSFFARGGRPFCRVHAR from the exons ATGGCACAGTTAATCACTGTGCGGCTGAACAAGTCGGAACAGCAACCACTTGGCTTCAGGCTGCAAGGCGGGAAGGACTTTGGCACACCGCTCGTTGTTCAGAAG GTGAACGGTGGCAGCGCAGCTGAAAGGGCGGGTCTGCAAGCTGGTGACGCTCTAATACGAGTAAATAATACTGAGGTGTATGCGTTGCGACACCAAGAGGCGCAAGACACCATCCGGGCAGCGGGGACTGCTCTTGAACTCACCGTGCAGCG TGGCGGTGGAACCTGGAGGCCATCAGTGACTCCCACAGGCAGCCTGCCAAGGCCTGGTTCCAGGGCTCTTGGTACATCTCCGACTCCCGTCACCAACACTTCACTGAAGGCGACACCTCAAGCGTCACGGGCGTTTGGTTCTGGCCACAACAGTGTTGCTAAACCATTTGGTTAT ATGAACGGTTCGGATTCGACAAAGGGTATCGTGAACAAGCAGTACAATACGCCTGTCAACATGTACAGTGACAAGACCATCGCTGAGACGCTCTCTGCGCAAACTGAAGTTCTTGCAGGCGGAGTCCTAGG AGTGAATTTTAAGAAGAACGAAAAAACATACGATTCTGAGAAGAGCGCAGTTTTCAAAGTTTTACAAGAGGAGCAAAATGATCCGGAACCAG AGCCGCCACAAACGTTTTACTCGCGGGCAAGCGTGACGCGTGCTGGGGCACCGAGCGCTCGGTCACTTCATTCGCAATCGCGCACCCAAAGTGCGCCCCCACCCCATCTACCAAAGCCTCAAACTCGTCGGGTGCAATCCTTGTCACGCGAGGGACAGTCCTCCGATCGGCTCGTGCCGGAAGCGCCTCACCGGCCAAGCATCCCGGTGGGCTGCCATCAAGTGTTACCGGACGGTCGGATCGCTCTCGGAGTGCCGGCTCAGCCTCAGCCATCGAACCACCTGCCGGTCGTCAGCGACGCACCATTTTGCTCCGACTGTGACAGCCACATCGT TGGTGTATTCGTGCGCATAAAGGACAAGAATTTGCACGTTGAGTGCTTCAAATGCTCGACATGTGGATCGTCGCTTAAGAACCAGGGTTATTACAACCTGAATGGCAAACTCTACTGCGACATTCACGCTAAGCTCGTGGCTCGCCAAAACCCACCGGCCCCGAACTTGGAGCCTGTTACCGTAGCACC TGGTGGACGCATCCCAACGAACCCGTACACAACGCCATTGCCTCCGCTCTCCACAGGCAACTACACCAATGGGTCTTCATCATTGTTTAGC CCCGGAAGTAACCTGTCTGGTCCGAAGCCATTCGGTTCATCAATCGGATCGGCATATTCGCCATCTCTTTCCCCCCGATCGGCCCCGATGTCTCCCGCGCGTCCCGTAGTAGCGCCCGCGCATACTCCGGCGCCGGCCGCACCACTCTCTGCTCCCTTCGCACCGA AGGCAcctgtttcattatttaaag ATGAAAATACCATAAGAACATCACCACCTCGAAGTCGACCTTCGACTCCAAGCCTTATAAATAAACCTGCACCTATAATACCTCGGTATCAGATGAACTTAGTTACTATGGAACATTATGCTCCAGAAAGTCATACATATCAGCCGCCTGGAGGAGAAGGCAGTCGTACACCTACTCCTAAGCCAAGATCGCGAACACCGGCTCAAGGGCCTTCTTCGAAAGCCCAAGCCCCACGTATTAAAGATTATTCTCAAAGTAATTTCGGCCAAAGTGAAACATTCTCACACCAACTACCATCTACTTTTCAAAGAGATCTTTACCCAGGACAGACACAACCAaccttttatgaaaatataccTCCATTGGTTCAGGAAGAAAATCGATCAAACTTTGAAAGACAGTCTGAAAGTTATAACAAAGGAGACATGTCCGTAAAGCAGGATACTATGATGAATCAAAATTATGGACAAAGACAGATGGAGTCACAGAATGTGGCAGAATATGGGCATACGACAGTGCAGACCACTAGAAAAACCTTTGAAGAATACGAAAGCGCTCAAACTGCTAAaatgatagaaataaaaaaaggtggCTTCGCGTCTTCTGATTCATATCAACCAATAGAGGCATTTAATCGTCCATCTGCTATTAACTTTAAGCAATCTTTACCTTCACCTGCCATGAGTTTTTCGCCTTCTACACAAAATTTCTCTTCTAATACTACTAATGAAAATGTGGATACCACTAGACAAACTCATACAAGTACGTTTGAAATGAGTCCTTCAATTTCTGGTGCTAACCGAGGTCCAGTGTGTGATCCTACCCCATCAACAGGTTCCAGTGTAGGGGCTGCCGCTCGTGGCAAAACTTTTGGCGTGTCATCGGCTCCAAAAAGGGGGAGGGGAGTTTTGAACAAAGCTGTGCTACCAGGATCTCGCGTTCCTCTTTGCGGTTCTTGCAACGGAAACGTTAG GGGCCCATTCATAACGGCCTTGGGACGCATCTGGTGTCCCGAACACTTCATCTGCGTGAACGCGACATGTCGCCGTCCCTTGCAGGACATTGGATTTGTCGAAGAAAACGGTCAATTGTACTGCGAGTTCTGTTTCGAACAATATATAGCCCCGGCTTGCGACAAGTGCCATGCTAAGATTAAGGAG GATTGCCTCAATGCTATTGGAAAACATTTCCACCCCGAGTGTttcagctgcgtgtactgcGGGAAGCTTTTCGGGAACAATCCATTCTTCTTAGAAGACGGTTTACCTTACTGTGAGGCAG actgGAATGAGTTATTCACGACGAAATGTTTCGCGTGCGGTTTCCCAGTGGAGGCCGGCGACAGGTGGGTGGAGGCGCTCAACAATAACTACCACAGTCAGTGCTTCAACTGCACG gTGTGCAAAAAGAATCTCGAAGGACAGAGTTTCTTCGCCAGGGGAGGAAGACCTTTCTGCAGGGTTCACGCCCGCTAG